The proteins below come from a single Deinococcus fonticola genomic window:
- the tatC gene encoding twin-arginine translocase subunit TatC: MTPTQDPQLKSAPLFDHLEELRRRIIFSLVFLVIGMAAAFQYRTQLIELVKEPLTYSRLYRLGEVKLVAVNLTDQFMLSLNLSFWAGLALALPFILWQVWAFVSPGLYPSERRWGLPFILGAGLSFLGGAVFGFKLVLPTMIPFLVDFLGGAVTQMQSLASYVGNVMTFLIAFGLAFEMPILAIVLTRIGLVNHKMLRAGWRFALVGILLAAALITPTPDPGNMLLVAVPLYVLYELSVILSRVFRVVPPAETEQPELMA; encoded by the coding sequence ATGACGCCCACGCAAGATCCGCAACTCAAGAGCGCTCCGCTCTTCGATCATCTGGAAGAACTGCGCCGCCGCATCATCTTCAGCCTGGTCTTCCTGGTCATCGGGATGGCGGCAGCCTTTCAATACCGCACGCAACTCATCGAGCTGGTCAAGGAGCCCCTGACCTACTCCAGGCTCTACCGGCTGGGGGAAGTGAAGCTGGTGGCCGTGAACCTCACGGACCAGTTCATGCTGAGTCTGAACCTGTCCTTCTGGGCCGGGCTGGCGCTGGCCCTGCCCTTCATCCTGTGGCAGGTGTGGGCGTTCGTCTCGCCGGGCCTGTACCCCAGCGAGCGGCGCTGGGGCCTGCCTTTTATCCTGGGTGCGGGCCTGTCCTTTCTGGGCGGCGCGGTGTTCGGGTTCAAGCTGGTGCTGCCCACCATGATTCCCTTTCTGGTGGATTTCCTGGGCGGCGCGGTCACGCAGATGCAGAGCCTGGCCAGTTACGTCGGGAACGTCATGACCTTCCTGATCGCCTTTGGCCTGGCCTTCGAGATGCCCATTCTGGCCATCGTCCTGACGCGTATCGGGCTGGTGAACCACAAGATGCTGCGGGCGGGCTGGCGCTTTGCGCTGGTGGGCATTCTGCTCGCCGCCGCGCTGATCACGCCCACGCCGGACCCCGGCAACATGCTGCTGGTCGCCGTTCCCCTCTATGTGCTGTACGAACTCAGCGTCATCCTGTCGCGCGTTTTCCGGGTGGTTCCGCCCGCCGAGACGGAACAGCCTGAACTCATGGCCTGA
- a CDS encoding AAC(3) family N-acetyltransferase, which produces MLNLLRKPTVGPLDLDEGLAALGLDGPQHVIVHASLKSFGTLEGGARTVVDTLLARTATLVAPSFTYNTLMNTPTERPRGTFHRDSRVSRDIGRVPQEMVERADAERSFHPALSFVAIGTQAAAITGAQSLESPYQPIGALYDLDGYALLLGVDFGSNTTLHYAEHLAGVPALTRYVPLEGRAQPTAFPNCSADFDNLLPAMHGRERAVTVGQAQLRLYRVRELVDRAVSLLNREPEALLCQYRYCRCQQVRELIRSGGLHPREHHALTRR; this is translated from the coding sequence GTGCTCAACCTGCTGCGTAAACCCACCGTTGGCCCCCTCGATCTGGATGAAGGGCTGGCGGCCCTGGGCCTGGACGGCCCGCAGCACGTCATCGTTCATGCCAGCCTGAAGTCCTTCGGCACGTTGGAGGGCGGAGCGCGAACGGTGGTGGATACGCTGCTGGCCCGCACTGCCACGCTGGTTGCGCCGTCGTTCACGTACAACACCCTGATGAATACGCCGACTGAACGGCCACGCGGCACCTTTCACCGCGATTCCCGCGTGAGCCGAGACATTGGCCGCGTGCCGCAGGAGATGGTCGAGCGGGCCGACGCCGAGCGCTCCTTTCATCCTGCCCTGAGTTTCGTGGCGATCGGGACGCAGGCGGCTGCCATCACCGGCGCCCAGAGCCTGGAAAGCCCCTACCAGCCTATCGGGGCGCTGTACGACCTCGACGGGTACGCCCTGCTGCTGGGCGTGGACTTCGGCAGCAACACCACCCTGCACTACGCCGAGCACCTGGCGGGGGTGCCAGCCCTGACACGTTACGTACCCCTGGAGGGCCGGGCGCAGCCCACCGCCTTCCCCAACTGCTCGGCGGACTTCGACAACCTGCTGCCAGCCATGCACGGGCGCGAAAGGGCGGTGACGGTGGGCCAGGCTCAGTTGCGGCTGTACCGCGTGCGCGAGCTGGTCGACCGGGCGGTGAGCCTGCTGAACCGCGAACCCGAGGCCCTGCTGTGCCAGTACCGTTACTGCCGCTGCCAGCAGGTGCGCGAACTGATTCGCAGCGGCGGTCTGCACCCGCGTGAGCACCATGCTCTGACCAGGCGTTAA